The following proteins are co-located in the Trichomycterus rosablanca isolate fTriRos1 chromosome 14, fTriRos1.hap1, whole genome shotgun sequence genome:
- the LOC134326088 gene encoding zinc finger protein 502-like — translation MKNFHHCSECGKSFTKQSNLQRHQRVHTGEKPYHCSECGKSFTTQSNLKQHQRIHTREKPYHCSECGKSFTTQSHLQGHQRIHTGEKPCHCSECGKSFTTKSHLQGHQRIHTGEKPYHCSECGKNFTTQSHLQRHQRIHTGEKPYHCSECGKSFTTKSHLQGHQRIHTGEKPYHCSECGKNFTMQSHLKQHQHIHTGEKPYHCLDCGKNFTVQSNLQLHQRVHTGEKPYHCLECGKSFTQWSTLQQHQRIHTGEKPYYCSECGKSFFQSSDLKVHQRVHTGEKPYHCSECGKSFAQHVNLKKHQRIHTGEKPYHCSECGKSFAQQGTLQNHQRIHTGEKPYHCTECGKSFTQSSALKVHQRIHCKL, via the coding sequence atgaagaactttcatcactgctcagagtgtgggaagagttttactaagcAGAGCaatctccaacgacaccagcgtgttcacacaggagagaagccatatcactgctcagagtgtgggaagagttttactacacagagtaatctcaaacaacaccagcgcattcatacacgagagaagccatatcactgctcagagtgtgggaagagttttactacgcagagtcatctccaaggacaccagcgcattcacacaggagagaagccatgtcactgctcagagtgtgggaagagttttactacgaaGAGTCATCTCCAaggacaccagcgcattcatacaggagagaagccatatcactgctcagagtgtggaaagaattttactacgcagagtcatctccaacgacaccagcgcattcatacaggagagaagccatatcactgctcagagtgtgggaagagttttactacgaaGAGTCATCTCCAaggacaccagcgcattcatacaggagagaagccatatcactgctcagagtgtggaaagaattttactatgcagagtcatctcaaacaacaccagcacattcacacaggagagaaaccatatcactgcttagattgtggaaagaattttactgtgcagagtaatctccaactacaccagcgtgttcacacaggagagaagccatatcactgcttagagtgtggaaaaagttttactcaATGGAGTacactccaacaacaccagcgtattcacacaggagagaagccgtattactgctcagagtgtggaaagagtttttttcaaagtagtgaccttaaagtacaccagcgtgttcacactggagagaagccatatcactgctcagagtgtggaaagagttttgctcaacatgttaacctaaaaaaacaccagcgtattcacacaggagagaaaccgtatcactgctctgagtgtggaaagagttttgctcaacagggtacccttcaaaaccaccagcgaattcacacaggagagaaaccgtatcactgcacagagtgtggaaagagttttactcaaagtagtgcccttaaagtacatCAGCGTATTCACTGTAAGTTGTGA